Proteins encoded within one genomic window of Rhododendron vialii isolate Sample 1 chromosome 1a, ASM3025357v1:
- the LOC131301030 gene encoding uncharacterized protein LOC131301030, translated as MKHPQRIVLSKTNSSFQAIQTNTPMETLQTTTASPSLPQNQSILLLAAPSPLTPLASQKTIAPSFWHPVLLLKLRQPPTKNQQQRRTRLIPSAFQHKAKTGNGRDTRFRLAWRNEISRLPSSMEEI; from the exons ATGAAACACCCCCAACGAATAGTTCTTTCCAAAACGAATAGCTCTTTCCAAGCGATACAAACCAACACCCCAATGGAAACACTACAGACAACAACTGCCTCCCCAAGCCTCCCACAAAACCAATCCATTCTCCTTCTGGCAGCCCCTTCTCCTCTGACTCCCCTGGCCTCCCAAAAAACCATTGCACCTTCCTTCTGGCACCCCGTTCTCCTGCTTAAACTCAGGCAGCCTCCGACCAAGAACCAACAACAACGGCGTACCAGACTGATCCCAAGTGCATTCCAACACAAGGCCAAGACAG GAAATGGACGAGACACAAGGTTTAGATTGGCTTGGAGAAATGAAATCAGCCGGCTTCCTTCGTCAATGGAAGAGATATGA